Within the Streptomyces sp. R41 genome, the region GTTCGCGCTCATGATCGCCATGCTGCTGGCGATGCTCGACAACATGATCGTGGGCACGGCGATGCCGACGATCGTCGGCGAACTGGGCGGCCTCGAGCACCTGTCCTGGGTGGTCACCGCGTACACGCTCGCCACCGCCGCCTCCACCCCGATCTGGGGCAAGCTCGGCGACATGTACGGGCGCAAGGGCGCCTTCATGACCTCGATCGTGCTCTTCCTGATCGGCTCCGCGCTGAGCGGCATGGCCCAGGACATGGGGCAGCTCATCGGCTTCCGTGCCATTCAGGGCCTCGGTGCCGGTGGTCTGATGGTCGGCGTCATGGCGATCATCGGCGACCTGATTCCGCCGCGGGAGCGCGGCAAGTACCAGGGCATGATGGCCGGCGTGATGGCGTTCGCCATGATCCTCGGACCGCTGGTCGGCGGCACCATCACCGACCACTGGGGCTGGCGCTGGTCCTTCTACATCAACCTGCCCCTCGGCGTCGTCGCGCTGATCGCCGTCAGTGTCGTACTGCACCTGCCGAAGAAGCGGGTCGACGCGAAGATCGACTACCTCGGTGCCGGACTGCTGGCCCTCGGTATCTCGTCCATCGTGCTGGTCACCACCTGGGGCGGCTCCGAGTACGCCTGGGGCTCCGCCCGGATCATGGAGCTGATCGGGATCGGCGTCGCCGCGCTCGTGGGCTTCGTCTTCTGGCAGACCAAGGCCGCCGCGCCGGTCGTGCCGCTGCACATCTTCAAGAGCCGCAACTTCACGCTGATGTCGATCATCGGCTTCATCACCGGCTTCGTGATGTTCGGCGCGGTGCTTTTCCTGCCGCTGTACCAGCAGTCCGTGCAGGGCGCGTCCGCCACCAACTCCGGGCTGCTGCTCCTGCCGATGCTCGGCGCGATGCTCGCCGTCTCGATGGTCGCCGGGCGGGTCACCACCAACAGCGGCCGCTACAAGATCTTCCCGCTCGTCGGCAGCGTACTGATGATCGCGGGGCTGTTCCTGCTCGCGCAGATGGACACCGAGACGACCCGCCTCACGTCCGGGCTGTACATGGCGGTACTCGGCGCGGGCATGGGCTGCCTCATGCAGATCACCATGCTGGTCGCGCAGAACAGCGTCGAGATGAAGGACATGGGCGTCGCGTCCTCGTCCACCACCCTCTTCCGTACGCTCGGCTCGTCCTTCGGCGTCGCGATCATGGGTGCGCTGTTCAACCACCGGGTGCAGGACGTGATGGCCGAGCGGGCCGGGGCGATCGGGTCCAAGGTGACCGAGCAGTCCGCGCAGCTCGACGCCGCCAGCCTGGCGAAGCTGCCGACCGTGGCGCGGGAGGCCTACCAGCACGCGGTGTCCTCCGGTACGCACTCCGCGTTCCTGCTCGGGTCCGTGGTGGCTGTGGTCGCGCTGGTCGCGGCGGTGTTCGTGAAGGAGGTTCCGCTGAAGGGGGCGGGGCCGGCTGCGCCGGAGCCCGCGGATGACGTGTCGGCCAAGGAGGCCGTGGCCGAGACGGTCTGACGTCTCCTGATCCGAAGGCCCCCGGCGTTGTCCGCCCCGGGGGCCTTCTTGTCGGGTGCGGGTGCGGGTGCGGGTGCGGGTGTACGGGGCTGGGGCCGGGCTGGTTTCGCCCCCTCCGCCCCTACCCGTCCCGTACCTGGGGGCTCCGCCCCCAGACCCCCGTATCGGCCTTGACGGCCTCGTCCTCAAACGCCGGACGGGCTGAAAGATCTCCGGCCGGGGCTGACTGTCAGTCCCCCGTGCCACCATCTGAACCGTGGACAAAATGCGGCAGCTGCGGCTTGCCAAGGACGCGATGGATCGGGACTGGGCCGAGCCCGGGCTCGATCTCGACGCGGTGGCCGCGCATGCTGGTTACTCGCGCTATCACTTCATACGGGCCTTCAAGGCGGCGTACGGCGAGACGCCGGGCCAGTATCTGACCCACCGTCGTATCGACCGGGCCGAAGACCTGCTGCGGACCGCGAACCTCTCGGTGACCGAGATCTGCAACCTGGTCGGCTTCAGCAGCCTCGGTACGTTCTCGGCGCGCTTCAAGGCATGGACCGGGCTGACTCCGAGCGAGTACCGGGCGAAGCATGTGGGGCGGGGGGCCGCACTCATACCCGGGTGTTACGCGATGCTCTGGGCCGGCGGCTTCAGGCCGGGGCCAGGTGCGCGAGAGCGCAATTCCGAAGAAGCACCGTGAGCCCGTCGCTGCCTACCGTGGCAGGGCATTGAGCGCGGGCGACGCCCCCGTGGGGCCGTCCGCCCGACCACCCGCACACCTGGAGCACATCATGATCAAGGGACTCGCCATTTCGACCGTCTGGGTCCTCGACCAGGACCGGGCCAAGGAGTTCTACACCCAGAAGCTCGGCCTCGAAGTCCGTACGGACATGACGATGGGCGACGGCGGCATGCGCTGGCTCACCGTCGGCGCCGAGAACCAGCCCGAGGTCGAGCTGACGCTCATGGTGCCCGGACCGCCCGCGATGGACCCCGAGTCCGCCGAGATGATGAAGAAGCTCGTGGCCAAGGGCGTGCTCGGTGCGGGCGCGCTGACCACCGACGACATCCAGGGGGACTACAAGAAGCTCAAGGACCGCGGTGTGGAGTTCCTGCAAGAGCCGCAGGAGCGGCCGTACGGGACGGAAGCGGTGTTCCGCGACGACTCCGGAAACTGGTTCTCGTTCACCCAGCCGCGAGAGGGCGGGCTCGACCTGGAGAAGGACTGGGGCTGCTGACCCCCTTCTGAGCTGATCCCCTCCTGAGCCGACCCCCTTCAGAGGGGTGAGCGCTAACACGCATGTCGCGCGCGCGTCAACCTCTGTTGTCCAGGATGGTCCGTCCCCCTCTGGCCGCCCAGAATTCAGGCATCGACCACAAGAACGTGTCTCAGGGCATCTAGGGGGAACAGCACATGCGCGTGAACAAGAAGGTCGCGGCCACGGCTTCGGCGTTGATGATGACCACCGGCCTGCTGGCCATGGCCGGCTCCACCACGGCCAGCGCCGCCGACGGCTGCAACAACAACGGCGGCAGGACCGTCCAGGAAGTGATCGGGGCGCGCGGCCAGGGCATCGAGCTGCGGGTGAACGGGTCCGGGGACGGCACTTGCGCCTGGGGCCGGATCGTCGTCGGTGACGTCGGGATGCACGTCTGGGTGGACCGCAGCAGCGACGGCGGCCGCACCTGGGAGCCGCAGCTCGGCTGGCGGGAGATCGAGAGCGGCGGCAGCGTCTGGACCGAGGCCTGGCGCGACCGCAACGGCCAGCTGATGCGGGCCTGCGGCGACTCGGGCTACAACACGACGATCCACTGCACCAAGTGGTACTAGGACGACGACCCAGTGTTGTCAGGGGCACGCGGGAGACGGTGATCCACTGCGCCAGTGGCACGGGTCGACGACCATCCACTGCTCCCAGTGACACTGGGGACGACGACGATCCACTGCTCCCAGTTGTACGGGGACTGGGCGCTGCGGCGGGCTTCCGGGCCTGCCGGGCTCCTGAGTCCTCCTGACGGTGCCTCCTGATCGGGCCCGCATGCGCGAGGGGCGTGGCCGGAATTCTCCGGCCACGCCCCTCCCGTGTCGGTGCGCTACTTCCCCGACGCCGGCAGCATCGGATAGCTCCCCGTGTTCGTCGGCGCGTGCTCCGGCAGCCACAGCACCGCGACCGCGCCCTCGGCGGGTACGTCGTCCGGTGCCCCGGCGGGCCGTACGTTGCGGAAGGTCAGCCGGGCGCCGAGCACCCGGGCCTGGCCCGCGGCGATGGTCAGGCCCAGGCCGTGGCCGTGGCCCGCGCGGTCGGTGCTGCCCGTGCGGAAGCGGCTCGGGCCCTCGGCGAGGAGGGCCTCGGGGAAGCCGGGACCATGGTCGCGGACGCGGATGACGCGGCCCTCGACGGTGACCTCGATGGGCGGTTTGCCGTGCCGGGAGGCGTTCGCGAGCAGGTTGAACAGAACGCGCTCCAGACGGCGCGGGTCCGTCGTGACCTCGGACTCGTGCACCACGCGCACCTCGACGTCCGCGTCCTTGGCGGCCACGCGCCGCGACACGAACTCGCCGAGCATGATGTCCTGCAGCTCGGCCCGCTCTGACGCCCCGTCGAGCCGGGCGACCTCCAGGACGTCCTCGACGAGGGTGCGCATGGCCTGCGCCCGGTCCCGGACCAGTTCGGTGGGGCGGCCGGGCGGCAGGAGCTCCGCCGCCGTCAGCAACCCGGTCACCGGCGTACGCAGCTCGTGCGCGATGTCCGCGGTCACCCGGCGCTCGGCCTCGATGCGCTGCTGGAGCGCGTCCGCCATGGCGTCCACGGCACGCGCGAGGTCGTCGGTCTCGTCGCGCACCACACCGCCGATCGCGTCCCGTACCCGTACGTCGGTCTCGCCCTTGGCGACCCGGTTCGCGGCGGACGCGGCCTTGCGCAGCCGGCGCGAGAGCTGGCCGCCGATGAGTACGCCGAGCGCGCTGCCGCCGAAGACGACCGCGATGGAGCCGATGATCAGCGCCTGGTCGAGGTCCTTCATGACGTCCGCGTTGCGGTCCGTGAACCGCTCGTGCCAGGACAGCACCCTGCCGTCCCTGAGCGGTACGGCGGCCCAGATGTCGGGCACCCCGTTCGGGCCGTCGGACACATAGGTGGCCCGGCGGCCCTCCGAGACCTTCGCCAGCAGGTCCGCCGGGATGGCCGGGTCGTCGATCTTGGCCCCGAAGGGGGGCTGCCGGCCCGGCCCGTACATGCGCTGGGCGAGCTGGATGCGCTCGTCCGCCAGGTCGCGCGAGTTGTCGAGCATCGACACGCGCGCCGCGTTGTGCACGACCAGGCTCAGTGCGATCGCGACCAGGGCGCCGACCAGGGCGATGGCCGCGCTGAGCTTCCACCGGATGCCGGTACGGATGCTCACGCCGTCACTTGCGTCCCTGTCCAGGCCTATGCCCGCACCGCCTCGACCCGGACGCTGAGAAATCCCCCGCATACTCCCGCTCAGGCCTTCAACTTGTAGCCGAAGCCGCGGACCGTCTCGATCCGGTCCTGGCCGATCTTCGTGCGCAGCCGCTGCACATGGACGTCGACGACCCGGGTGTCTCCGCCCCAGCCGTAGTCCCACACACGTTCGAGCAGCTTGTCGCGGCTCAGCACCGTACCCGGCGCGGACGAGAACTCCAGCAGCAGCCGCATCTCGGTGGGCGTGAGCGCCACCGGCGTACCGCCCTTGAGTACCTCCATGCCCTCGGTGTCGATCTCCAGGTCGCCGAAGGCGAGCACCCCGCCGTCGACGGACGAGGCGCCCTCGGTCGCGTGGGCGCCGCCGTTGGCGTGTCCGAAGCGGCGCAGCACGGCGCGGATGCGGGCGACCAGGACGGCTCCGTCGAAGGGCTTGGTCACGTAGTCGTCGGCCCCCGCCTCCAGGCCGAGCACGACGTCGATGGAGTCGGCGCGGGCGGACAGCATGATCACGGGGACGGTCGACTCGTCACGGATACGGCGGCACAGCGAGACACCGTCGAGTCCGGGCACCATGACATCCAGCAGGGCGATGTCGGGGCGGTCGGCGCGGAACGCCTCCAGGCCGGACAGTCCGTCGGGCATGGCCGTGACCGCGAAGCCGTCGCGCTCCAGGGCGAGCTGCGTGGCCTCGCGGATGACGTCGTCGTCCTCGACGAACAGGACGTGGGTCTGCTCTGCCATCCGGCTGCTCCGTGTGCTCTCAGTTCGAGGGGGCGGGGGTGTCGGTGCCGCCCACCGCGTTGCTGTAGTCGTTGTGGATCCGGGACTGCTCGGTGAAGCGGGTCGCGGACCAGCCGTAGGTGATCACTTCTTCGCTGGAGGGATACGACACCGGGTCGCCCTTCTTGTACAGCTGCTGGGTGACCACCAGATCGCCACGGTCGATCTCGGCGTAGACGGGAGGCTCCTCGGCCTTGAAGACATTCTGGTACTTGCCGTCTTCCTCGCGATATACGTACGAGCCGACGCCGACGGCGTCGCCGCAGGTCATCACGTTGATCACGACGTCGTCCGAGGATCCCCCGGTCAGGTCCCCGTAGGACACGTCGACCGGATACTCGTCCGCGACGCACGGCTTCAGATCGCGCTTGACCGACGCGCTGACCTGCGGGTCGTCCTTGACGAGCTGGACCGCGTCCACCCGCTTGGCCGCCTTGCCGGGCGAGGCGGAGGCGGAGGGCGTGGCGGCGCCCTTGGCCACCGCCTCACTGCCCGCCGGACCCTCGTCGCGGGCGCCCGTACCGCCGGTGGCGCAGGCGGTCACGAAAAGGCTGAGGGCGGTGAGCACGGCCGCTGCCGTACTCCCCGCCTTCAGGACCTCCCTGGCCCGAGTTCCTAGGCCGCGCAACGCTCCCGCTCCTCACTCGGTTCGAGCGCGCGGGCGCCGCGCTCCTCGTAGTCCCGGCTCTCCAGCTCCTCGCGGAGCCGGGCCAGCGCCCGGTGCAGCGTGCTCTTGACCGTTCCGGCCGACATGCCAAGCGCGGCGGCCGTCTCCTCCGTGGACATCTGCTCCCAGTGTCGCAGCACCACGACACTGCGCTGCTTGGGAGCGAGCACCTTCATGATGTCCATGAGAAGCGCGCGGTCCGCGTGCTGCTCGGTGGAGTCGTCGACGGACGCGTCCGGCAGCTGCTCGGTCGGGACCTCCTCCAGCTTCCGGGCCCGCCACCACTCGGTGCGCGTATTGATCATCACGCGACGCAGATACGCGTCGGCCAGGCGCTTGTCCGCGATGCCGTCCCAGCGGCCGTACGTCCGTACGAGCGCGGTCTGCAGCAGGTCCTGGGCGTCGACCGGGTCGGGGACCAGGCGGCGGGCACTGCGCAGCAGCGCGTCCTGCCGAGTGCGGACGTACTCCTCGAATTCGAGCACCTCGCCGTGCGCCATGATCAACCGCCTCCATCCCCGTTTCCGACCTGCCTGCTGCCGGTTGTCCGTTGCCTCTGTGCCGCACTGTGTGCGGTACGCAAATGAAGCTACGGAGGGGTTGTCACGGGGTTGTCCGAGCCAGCCTTCGGCAAGCAATCGGCTGTCCGTCGGTTGTGTAACGGATGTAGGTGCGGGGTAAGGCGAGGTGGTTGTACGTCCCGTTTGATCCGCTTTTGCCCTGCGGACTGCCTCAACTGCTATGTCAACGGCAGCCGATACAGACCGCCCGGGAGCGGTTCCACGAGTCCGTCGGCGACGAGACCGTCGAGCGCGCGGGCCCGCTGTACCGGTTCGTCCCATACGCGGTCCAGGGCCGCCTGCGGAACGGGTACGACGGCTTCTCTGAGTACGGCGAGGAGCTTCCCGCGGACCTGCCTGTCCGTACCCGCGTACGTCTGTCCGCGCCTCGCCGGCCCCTCGTGCTCCGGCTTGCCCGCCAGCCGCCAGGCGCACTGCGTGGCGATCGGGCAGCGGTCGCAGGTCTCGTTCTTCGCCGTGCAGACGAGCGCGCCGAGTTCCATGGAGGCGGCGGCCCAGCGGGACGCCGTGTGCTCGCTCTCGGGGAGCAGCGCGCGGGCGAGCTTGCGCTCGGCGGCCGTGGTGGCGTTCGGCGGGTACTGCACGCCGGTGACGGCGCGGGCGAAGACGCGCCGGACGTTCGTGTCGAGCACGGCATGCCGCTGCCCGTACGCGAACGACGCGACCGCCGCGGCCGTGTACTCCCCGATCCCGGGCAGCGCCAGCAACTGGGCGTGCTGCGTCGGTACGTCGCCGGCGTGCCGCTCCGTTATGGCCACCGCCGCGCCGTGCAGGCGCAGCGCGCGTCGCGGGTAGCCGAGACGGCCCCAGGCGCGGACAGCCTCGCCCGGGGCTTCCTTCGCCAGGTCGGCGGGGCGGGGCCAGCGGGCCAGCCACTGCTCGTACACGGGCAGGACGCGGTTCACCGGGGTCTGCTGCAGCATGAACTCGCTGACCATCACTCCCCAGGGGCCGGCGTCGGGGCGCCGCCAGGGGAGGTCGCGGGCGTGCTCCTCGAACCAGGCGATGACGGGGGTGTGCAGGGGCTCGCCGGGGGCGTTTTGGGTGGGCTTGGTGGGTGCAGTCATGGCGTAGTCGATCCTGCCATGCGGGGGTTGGGGGTGCGCGCTCGACGCCGGGTGCGAGTGGGGTGGTTTTTCGCCCCCTCCGCCCCTACCCTCCCCCACTCTCGGCTTCGCTCGAGCGGGGGGACCCCCATCGTGCCTGGGGGCTTCGCCCCCCAGACCCCCTGGGTTGTGTTCTGACTGCGGGTGGGTGGGGGTCTTGTCGCGCAGTGCCCCGCGCCCCTTACGGGCGAAGGGGGCGAACAACCCTCTGGTGCCGGGATGATGATCCGGAAAAGTTGAAGTCGGGGCGGCGGGTGGGGCAAGCGGCGGGGCGGATCTCTCGTACAGTTTGCGCCGTGGGATCTCTGCGCAATCCGGTCGGGCCGCTTCCCTCCACCATCTACTGGCGTCGGAGGGCCGTTCTGCTGTCCATGGTCGCCCTGTTGGCGCTGCTCATCGTGTGGGTGGTCGGCTCCGGCGGCGGAGGTAGCAAGAACAACGCCGACGGGTCCAACGGCAAGAATCCCGCGCCCTCGATCACTCCGGGCCCCTCCGGCTCCGGCCCCGCGATCAGCCAACACCCGGGCGGCCGCGACGAGTCGAGCGGCAGCGACAGCGGCGGCGGAAGCGGGACCGGTGACGGGTCGGGGTCCGGTTCCGGGGGCTCCAGTGGCAGCGGCGGCGCGTCCGGCGGTGGATCCGACGACGGATCCAACGGCGGCGGAGGGGCGGGGGAGCAGCTTCCCGCCGGGTCCAGTCTCCCCAACTGCACCGCCGACGCGGTCAAGTTGACCCTGCGCAGCGTGCACAACACGTACGCCCCGGGCGAGAAGCCCACGTTCGAGCTCATCGCCAAGAACTCCTCCGGCAGCGCCTGCAAGGTCGATCTCGGCCCGAAGAACGTCGTGCTGACGATCACTCAGGCGGGCAGCGACACCGACATCTGGTCCTCGGACGACTGCCCGAAGAGCGCCGGCAGCCTCCTCTTCCGCGTGCCGTCCGACGGACAGGTGACCTACACGGTGGAGTGGGACCGCAAGGGCAGCGCACCCGAGTGCGCCACGCCTCCGGCCGGTTCGGCGTCCGCCGGTACGTACTTGGTGGAGGCGAAGGCGCCGGGCCTGACGAAGGCCCAGACGTCGTTCGTACTGTCGAAGGACTAAGCCTGTCTTTCGGATCAGGCCGCCTTCGAGATGCGGCCTCCCGTAAACACCGGCAAGCCACTCGGCCCAGGGCTGATCCGAAAGACAGGCCCTGGGGCCCAGCGGGCTCGACGGCCCCGGCAGGCGCGCCCGTGAGTCGCGAGCCCGTGCGCGACGCCGGATGCCCGGCTCCAGCCCGGCGCCGCAGCAGCGCCGGGGCGCGGGGTCGGGACAACGTTGCCCCAAGTCGGCTGCGAAAACCGTAGAGGCTTAGACGTACCGCTCCAGAATCGACGACTCCGCCAGCCGCGAGAGCCCCTCGCGGACGCTGCGCGCCCGCGCCTCGCCCACCCCATCGACCGTCTGCAGGTCGTCCACGCTCGCGGCGAGCAGCTTCTGCAGCCCCCCGAAGTGCTCCACGAGCCGGTCGATGATCGCGCCGGGCAGCCGGGGCACCTTGGCGAGGAGGCGGAAGCCGCGCGGGGAGACGGCCGAATCGAGGGCCTCGGGAGAGCCTGTGTAGCCCAACGCCCGTGCCACGGTGGGGAGTTCGAGGAGCTCCGCGTGGCTGAGCGCGTCCAGCTCGGAGAGCGCCTCGTCGACCGTGCGGGAGCGCTTGGCGGTCGGCTCGGGCACGTAGTCCCGTACGACGAGCTCGCGCTCGGGCTCGACGCCCGCGATCAACTCGTCCAGCTGGAGCGCGAGAAGACGCCCGTCGGTACCCAGCTCGACCACGTACTCGGCGATCTCGGTGGCGATGCGCCGCACCATCTCCAGGCGCTGGGCGACCGCCGAGACGTCCCGGACGGTGACCAGGTCCTCGATCTCCAGCGCCGACAGCGTGCCCGCGACCTCGTCGAGGCGGAGCTTGTAGCGCTCCAGGGTCGCGAGGGCCTGGTTGGCGCGGGAGAGGATCGCGGCGGAGTCCTCCAGGACGCGGCGCTGACCGTCGACGTACAGGGCGATCAGGCGCATCGACTGGGAGACGGACACCACCGGGAAGCCGACCTGCTTGCTCACCCGGTCCGCGGTGCGGTGCCGCGTGCCCGTCTCCTCCGTCGGGATCGTCGGGTCGGGCACCAGCTGCACGCCTGCCCGCAGGATCTTGGTGATGTCCTTGTCGAGCACGATGCCGCCGTCGAGCTTGCACAGTTCGCGCAGGCGGGTCGCGGTGAACTCGACATCCAGGACGAATCCGCCCGTACACATCGCTTCGACGGTCTTGTCGGAGCCGAGCACGATGAGTCCGCCCGTGTTGCCGCGGAGAATCCGCTCAAGCCCGTCGCGCAGCGCCGTGCCGGGTGCCACGGCGCTCAGTGAGGCGCGCATCAGGCCATCGGCACCGGAGCTCCCACCGGACTTTCCGGGAGCTGCTGCCCGGTCGTTGGCTGCCACTGCACTCCTCCGGTCGCAGGTTTCCGGTCGCCCTCGGTTCGTACGGACGGGCGAGACCAGGGCAAAGTCTACCGGCGGTCCTCGACCTCCCGTGGGGCCTCTCTGCGACGGGAGCGCGGAAGGACTCGCAGCGCGTCGCCCATGTCCGCGACTTCCAGGACCTTCATACCGGGAGGGATCTTGCCCGGGTCGGTCGGTACGAGGGCGTGCGTGAAGCCCAGGCGGTGCGCTTCGGCGAGCCGGCGCTGGACGCCCGTGACCCGTCTGACCTCGCCCGCGAGCCCCACTTCGCCGATCGCCACGAGGTTCTTGGGGAGCGGGGTGTCACTCGCCGCGGACGCGAGCGCGAGCGCGATCGCGAGGTCCGCGGCGGGCTCGGAGAGCTTCACGCCGCCGACCGTCGCCGAGTAGATGTCCCGTTTCCCGAGGGCTGTGATCCTGCCCCGCTGCTCCAGAACGGCCAGCATCATCGAGACGCGGGAGGTCTCCAGACCGGAGGTGGTGCGGCGGGGGGAGGGGATCTGCGAGTCGACGGTGAGTGCCTGGACTTCGGCGACCAGCGGGCGGCGGCCCTCCAGCGTGACGGTCAGGCAGGTGCCGGGGACCGGCTCGGCACGGCGGGTCAGGAACAGACCGCTCGGGTCGGTCAGGCCCGTGATGCCCTCGTCGTGCAGCTCGAAGCAGCCGACCTCGTCCGTCGTCCCGTAACGGTTCTTGACCCCTCGTACGAGCCTGAGGCGTGCGTGCCGGTCGCCCTCGAAGTGCAGGACGACGTCCACGAGGTGTTCGAGGAGCCGCGGGCCCGCGATCGCGCCGTCCTTGGTGACGTGGCCCACAAGGAGCGTGGACATGCCGCGCTCCTTGGACGCGCGGATCAGGGCGCCCGCCACCTCGCGGACCTGCGCCATGCCGCCGGGTGCGCCGTCGATCTCCGGGGAGGCCACCGTCTGGACCGAGTCCAGGATCAGCAGGGACGGCTTCACCGCGTCCAAGTGGCCGAGGACGGCGGCCAGATCGGTTTCCGCGGCGAGATAGAGGTGGTCGTCGATCGCCTTGATGCGGTCGGCTCGGAGCCGGACCTGGCTCGCCGACTCCTCACCCGTCACGTACAACGTGCGGTGCTCGTCGCTCGCCGACTTCGCCGCCACGTCGAGGAGGAGCGTGGACTTGCCGACGCCGGGCTCGCCCGCGACGAGGACCACCGCACCGGGGACCAGGCCGCCGCCCAGGACGCGGTCCAGCTCGGGCACGCCGGTCGTGCGCGCCGTGGCCTGGCGGCCGTCGACCTGGCCGATGGGCACCGCGGACGTCGTGACGCGGCCGGGCGTCGTCGTCCGTACCGCGGGCGTGCCGTACTCCTCGACCGTCCCCCATGCCTGGCACTCGGGGCAGCGGCCGAGCCACTTTGCCGTCTGCCAGCCGCACTCTGTGCAGCGGTAGGACGGTCGGTCCTTCGCGGTTTTCGTACGGGCAGCCATGCACGGAACCGTAGCCCAGGGCACTGACAGTGCGGGGGCGCGCTGTGCGGGGCCGCGCTGTGCGGGGTGCTGCCGCTCTCTGTGGGCATGCGTGCCGCCAGGGGCGGCACCCGTCCCACAGAGAGCGGCACCCCGTAAGCGCCGGGCTCCGCGACCACCCCGGGCCCCGGCCCCGATGCCGGGGACCAATCCGGTCGGTCGGGGCTGGGCTGGCCT harbors:
- the radA gene encoding DNA repair protein RadA yields the protein MAARTKTAKDRPSYRCTECGWQTAKWLGRCPECQAWGTVEEYGTPAVRTTTPGRVTTSAVPIGQVDGRQATARTTGVPELDRVLGGGLVPGAVVLVAGEPGVGKSTLLLDVAAKSASDEHRTLYVTGEESASQVRLRADRIKAIDDHLYLAAETDLAAVLGHLDAVKPSLLILDSVQTVASPEIDGAPGGMAQVREVAGALIRASKERGMSTLLVGHVTKDGAIAGPRLLEHLVDVVLHFEGDRHARLRLVRGVKNRYGTTDEVGCFELHDEGITGLTDPSGLFLTRRAEPVPGTCLTVTLEGRRPLVAEVQALTVDSQIPSPRRTTSGLETSRVSMMLAVLEQRGRITALGKRDIYSATVGGVKLSEPAADLAIALALASAASDTPLPKNLVAIGEVGLAGEVRRVTGVQRRLAEAHRLGFTHALVPTDPGKIPPGMKVLEVADMGDALRVLPRSRRREAPREVEDRR
- a CDS encoding VOC family protein → MIKGLAISTVWVLDQDRAKEFYTQKLGLEVRTDMTMGDGGMRWLTVGAENQPEVELTLMVPGPPAMDPESAEMMKKLVAKGVLGAGALTTDDIQGDYKKLKDRGVEFLQEPQERPYGTEAVFRDDSGNWFSFTQPREGGLDLEKDWGC
- the cseB gene encoding two-component system response regulator CseB — translated: MAEQTHVLFVEDDDVIREATQLALERDGFAVTAMPDGLSGLEAFRADRPDIALLDVMVPGLDGVSLCRRIRDESTVPVIMLSARADSIDVVLGLEAGADDYVTKPFDGAVLVARIRAVLRRFGHANGGAHATEGASSVDGGVLAFGDLEIDTEGMEVLKGGTPVALTPTEMRLLLEFSSAPGTVLSRDKLLERVWDYGWGGDTRVVDVHVQRLRTKIGQDRIETVRGFGYKLKA
- a CDS encoding helix-turn-helix transcriptional regulator, which encodes MRQLRLAKDAMDRDWAEPGLDLDAVAAHAGYSRYHFIRAFKAAYGETPGQYLTHRRIDRAEDLLRTANLSVTEICNLVGFSSLGTFSARFKAWTGLTPSEYRAKHVGRGAALIPGCYAMLWAGGFRPGPGARERNSEEAP
- a CDS encoding MDR family MFS transporter produces the protein MADNTETVAQTEKQSVEQTDKQPRSVRVVLFALMIAMLLAMLDNMIVGTAMPTIVGELGGLEHLSWVVTAYTLATAASTPIWGKLGDMYGRKGAFMTSIVLFLIGSALSGMAQDMGQLIGFRAIQGLGAGGLMVGVMAIIGDLIPPRERGKYQGMMAGVMAFAMILGPLVGGTITDHWGWRWSFYINLPLGVVALIAVSVVLHLPKKRVDAKIDYLGAGLLALGISSIVLVTTWGGSEYAWGSARIMELIGIGVAALVGFVFWQTKAAAPVVPLHIFKSRNFTLMSIIGFITGFVMFGAVLFLPLYQQSVQGASATNSGLLLLPMLGAMLAVSMVAGRVTTNSGRYKIFPLVGSVLMIAGLFLLAQMDTETTRLTSGLYMAVLGAGMGCLMQITMLVAQNSVEMKDMGVASSSTTLFRTLGSSFGVAIMGALFNHRVQDVMAERAGAIGSKVTEQSAQLDAASLAKLPTVAREAYQHAVSSGTHSAFLLGSVVAVVALVAAVFVKEVPLKGAGPAAPEPADDVSAKEAVAETV
- the cseC gene encoding two-component system sensor histidine kinase CseC produces the protein MSIRTGIRWKLSAAIALVGALVAIALSLVVHNAARVSMLDNSRDLADERIQLAQRMYGPGRQPPFGAKIDDPAIPADLLAKVSEGRRATYVSDGPNGVPDIWAAVPLRDGRVLSWHERFTDRNADVMKDLDQALIIGSIAVVFGGSALGVLIGGQLSRRLRKAASAANRVAKGETDVRVRDAIGGVVRDETDDLARAVDAMADALQQRIEAERRVTADIAHELRTPVTGLLTAAELLPPGRPTELVRDRAQAMRTLVEDVLEVARLDGASERAELQDIMLGEFVSRRVAAKDADVEVRVVHESEVTTDPRRLERVLFNLLANASRHGKPPIEVTVEGRVIRVRDHGPGFPEALLAEGPSRFRTGSTDRAGHGHGLGLTIAAGQARVLGARLTFRNVRPAGAPDDVPAEGAVAVLWLPEHAPTNTGSYPMLPASGK
- the disA gene encoding DNA integrity scanning diadenylate cyclase DisA, which codes for MAANDRAAAPGKSGGSSGADGLMRASLSAVAPGTALRDGLERILRGNTGGLIVLGSDKTVEAMCTGGFVLDVEFTATRLRELCKLDGGIVLDKDITKILRAGVQLVPDPTIPTEETGTRHRTADRVSKQVGFPVVSVSQSMRLIALYVDGQRRVLEDSAAILSRANQALATLERYKLRLDEVAGTLSALEIEDLVTVRDVSAVAQRLEMVRRIATEIAEYVVELGTDGRLLALQLDELIAGVEPERELVVRDYVPEPTAKRSRTVDEALSELDALSHAELLELPTVARALGYTGSPEALDSAVSPRGFRLLAKVPRLPGAIIDRLVEHFGGLQKLLAASVDDLQTVDGVGEARARSVREGLSRLAESSILERYV
- a CDS encoding glycosyl hydrolase, producing the protein MRVNKKVAATASALMMTTGLLAMAGSTTASAADGCNNNGGRTVQEVIGARGQGIELRVNGSGDGTCAWGRIVVGDVGMHVWVDRSSDGGRTWEPQLGWREIESGGSVWTEAWRDRNGQLMRACGDSGYNTTIHCTKWY
- a CDS encoding A/G-specific adenine glycosylase; this encodes MTAPTKPTQNAPGEPLHTPVIAWFEEHARDLPWRRPDAGPWGVMVSEFMLQQTPVNRVLPVYEQWLARWPRPADLAKEAPGEAVRAWGRLGYPRRALRLHGAAVAITERHAGDVPTQHAQLLALPGIGEYTAAAVASFAYGQRHAVLDTNVRRVFARAVTGVQYPPNATTAAERKLARALLPESEHTASRWAAASMELGALVCTAKNETCDRCPIATQCAWRLAGKPEHEGPARRGQTYAGTDRQVRGKLLAVLREAVVPVPQAALDRVWDEPVQRARALDGLVADGLVEPLPGGLYRLPLT
- a CDS encoding SigE family RNA polymerase sigma factor; translation: MAHGEVLEFEEYVRTRQDALLRSARRLVPDPVDAQDLLQTALVRTYGRWDGIADKRLADAYLRRVMINTRTEWWRARKLEEVPTEQLPDASVDDSTEQHADRALLMDIMKVLAPKQRSVVVLRHWEQMSTEETAAALGMSAGTVKSTLHRALARLREELESRDYEERGARALEPSEERERCAA